The following proteins are encoded in a genomic region of Rattus rattus isolate New Zealand chromosome 2, Rrattus_CSIRO_v1, whole genome shotgun sequence:
- the Mag gene encoding myelin-associated glycoprotein isoform X1, with the protein MIFLTTLPLFWIMISASRGGHWGAWMPSSISAFEGTCVSIPCRFDFPDELRPAVVHGVWYFNSPYPKNYPPVVFKSRTQVVHESFQGRSRLLGDLGLRNCTLLLSTLSPELGGKYYFRGDLGGYNQYTFSEHSVLDIINTPNIVVPPEVVAGTEVEVSCMVPDNCPELRPELSWLGHEGLGEPTVLGRLREDEGTWVQVSLLHFVPTREANGHRLGCQAAFPNTTLQFEGYASLDVKYPPVIVEMNSSVEAIEGSHVSLLCGADSNPPPLLTWMRDGMVLKEAVAESLYLDLEEVTPAEDGVYACLAENAYGQDNRTVELSVMYAPWKPTVNGTVVAVEGETVSILCSTQSNPDPILTIFKEKQILATVIYESQLQLELPAVTPEDDGEYWCVAENQYGQRATAFNLSVEFAPIILLESHCAAARDTVQCLCVVKSNPEPSVAFELPSRNVTVNETEREFVYSERSGLLLTSILTLRGQAQAPPRVICTSRNLYGTQSLELPFQGAHRLMWAKIGPVGAVVAFAILIAIVCYITQTRRKKNVTESPSFSAGDNPHVLYSPEFRISGAPDKYESEKRLGSERRLLGLRGEPPELDLSYSHSDLGKRPTKDSYTLTEELAEYAEIRVK; encoded by the exons ATGATATTCCTCACCACCCTGCCtctgttttggataatgatttcAG CTTCTCGAGGGGGCCACTGGGGTGCCTGGATGCCCTCGTCCATCTCAGCCTTCGAGGGCACGTGTGTCTCCATCCCCTGCCGTTTCGACTTCCCGGATGAGCTCAGACCGGCTGTGGTACATGGCGTCTGGTATTTCAACAGTCCCTACCCCAAGAACTACCCGCCAGTGGTCTTCAAGTCCCGCACACAAGTGGTCCACGAGAGCTTCCAGGGCCGCAGCCGCCTTTTGGGAGACCTGGGCCTACGAAACTGCACCCTGCTTCTCAGCACGCTGAGCCCCGAGCTGGGAGGGAAATACTATTTCCGAGGTGACCTGGGCGGCTACAACCAGTACACCTTCTCGGAGCACAGCGTCCTGGACATCATCA ACACCCCCAACATCGTGGTGCCCCCAGAAGTGGTGGCAGGAACGGAAGTAGAGGTCAGCTGCATGGTGCCGGACAACTGCCCAGAGCTGCGCCCAGAGCTGAGCTGGCTGGGCCACGAGGGGCTGGGGGAGCCCACTGTGCTGGGTCGGCTGCGCGAGGATGAAGGCACCTGGGTGCAGGTGTCGCTGCTACACTTCGTGCCCACTAGAGAGGCCAACGGCCACCGTCTGGGCTGTCAGGCTGCCTTCCCCAACACCACCTTGCAGTTCGAGGGTTACGCCAGTCTGGACGTCAAGT ACCCCCCAGTGATTGTGGAGATGAATTCCTCTGTGGAGGCCATTGAGGGCTCCCACGTCAGCCTGCTCTGTGGGGCTGACAGCAACCCGCCACCGCTGCTGACTTGGATGCGGGATGGGATGGTGTTGAAGGAGGCAGTTGCTGAGAGCCTGTACCTGGATCTGGAGGAGGTGACCCCAGCAGAGGACGGCGTCTATGCTTGCCTGGCAGAGAATGCCTATGGCCAGGACAACCGCACGGTGGAGCTGAGCGTCATGT ATGCACCTTGGAAGCCCACAGTGAATGGGACGGTGGTGGCGGTAGAGGGAGAGACAGTCTCCATCCTGTGTTCCACACAGAGCAACCCGGACCCTATTCTCACCATCTTCAAGGAGAAGCAGATCCTGGCCACGGTCATCTATGAGAGTCAGCTGCAGCTGGAACTCCCTGCAGTGACGCCCGAGGACGATGGGGAGTACTGGTGTGTAGCTGAGAACCAGTATGGCCAGAGAGCCACCGCCTTCAACCTGTCTGTGGAGT TTGCTCCCATAATCCTTCTGGAATCGCACTGTGCAGCGGCCAGAGACACCGTGCAGTGCCTGTGTGTGGTAAAATCCAACCCGGAACCCTCCGTGGCCTTTGAGCTGCCTTCCCGCAACGTGACTGTGAACGAGACAGAGAGGGAGTTTGTGTACTCAGAGCGCAGCGGCCTCCTGCTCACCAGCATCCTCACGCTCCGGGGTCAGGCCCAAGCCCCACCCCGCGTCATTTGTACCTCCAGGAACCTCTACGGCACCCAGAGCCTCGAGCTGCCTTTCCAGGGAGCAC ACCGACTGATGTGGGCCAAAATCGGCCCTGTGGGTGCTGTGGTCGCCTTTGCCATCCTGATTGCCATTGTCTGCTACATCACCCAGACAAGAAGAAA AAAGAACGTCACAGAGAGCCCCAGCTTCTCAGCGGGAGACAACCCTCATGTCCTGTACAGCCCGGAATTCCGAATCTCTGGAGCACCTGATAAGTATGAG AGTGAGAAGCGCCTGGGGTCCGAGAGGAGGCTGCTGGGCCTTAGGGGGGAACCCCCAGAACTGGACCTCAGTTATTCCCACTCAGACCTGGGGAAACGACCCACCAAGGACAGCTACACCCTGACAGAGGAGCTGGCTGAGTACGCAGAAATCCGTGTCAAGTGA
- the Hamp gene encoding hepcidin isoform X2: MALSTRIQAACLLLLLLASLSSGAYLRQQTRQTTALQPWHGAESKTDNSLLMLKRRKRDTNFPICLFCCKCCKNSACGICCIT, encoded by the exons ATGGCACTAAGCACTCGGATCCAGGctgcctgtctcctgcttctcctcctcgcCAGCCTGAGCAGCGGTGCCTATCTCCGGCAACAG ACGAGACAGACTACAGCTCTGCAGCCTTGGCATGGGGCAGAAAGCAAGACTGACAACAGT cTGCTGATGCTGAAGCGAAGGAAGCGAGACACCAACTTCCCCATATGCCTCTTCTGCTGTAAATGCTGTAAGAATTCCGCCTGTGGTATCTGTTGCATAACATAG
- the Mag gene encoding myelin-associated glycoprotein isoform X2, which yields MIFLTTLPLFWIMISASRGGHWGAWMPSSISAFEGTCVSIPCRFDFPDELRPAVVHGVWYFNSPYPKNYPPVVFKSRTQVVHESFQGRSRLLGDLGLRNCTLLLSTLSPELGGKYYFRGDLGGYNQYTFSEHSVLDIINTPNIVVPPEVVAGTEVEVSCMVPDNCPELRPELSWLGHEGLGEPTVLGRLREDEGTWVQVSLLHFVPTREANGHRLGCQAAFPNTTLQFEGYASLDVKYPPVIVEMNSSVEAIEGSHVSLLCGADSNPPPLLTWMRDGMVLKEAVAESLYLDLEEVTPAEDGVYACLAENAYGQDNRTVELSVMYAPWKPTVNGTVVAVEGETVSILCSTQSNPDPILTIFKEKQILATVIYESQLQLELPAVTPEDDGEYWCVAENQYGQRATAFNLSVEFAPIILLESHCAAARDTVQCLCVVKSNPEPSVAFELPSRNVTVNETEREFVYSERSGLLLTSILTLRGQAQAPPRVICTSRNLYGTQSLELPFQGAHRLMWAKIGPVGAVVAFAILIAIVCYITQTRRKKNVTESPSFSAGDNPHVLYSPEFRISGAPDKYESREVSTRDCH from the exons ATGATATTCCTCACCACCCTGCCtctgttttggataatgatttcAG CTTCTCGAGGGGGCCACTGGGGTGCCTGGATGCCCTCGTCCATCTCAGCCTTCGAGGGCACGTGTGTCTCCATCCCCTGCCGTTTCGACTTCCCGGATGAGCTCAGACCGGCTGTGGTACATGGCGTCTGGTATTTCAACAGTCCCTACCCCAAGAACTACCCGCCAGTGGTCTTCAAGTCCCGCACACAAGTGGTCCACGAGAGCTTCCAGGGCCGCAGCCGCCTTTTGGGAGACCTGGGCCTACGAAACTGCACCCTGCTTCTCAGCACGCTGAGCCCCGAGCTGGGAGGGAAATACTATTTCCGAGGTGACCTGGGCGGCTACAACCAGTACACCTTCTCGGAGCACAGCGTCCTGGACATCATCA ACACCCCCAACATCGTGGTGCCCCCAGAAGTGGTGGCAGGAACGGAAGTAGAGGTCAGCTGCATGGTGCCGGACAACTGCCCAGAGCTGCGCCCAGAGCTGAGCTGGCTGGGCCACGAGGGGCTGGGGGAGCCCACTGTGCTGGGTCGGCTGCGCGAGGATGAAGGCACCTGGGTGCAGGTGTCGCTGCTACACTTCGTGCCCACTAGAGAGGCCAACGGCCACCGTCTGGGCTGTCAGGCTGCCTTCCCCAACACCACCTTGCAGTTCGAGGGTTACGCCAGTCTGGACGTCAAGT ACCCCCCAGTGATTGTGGAGATGAATTCCTCTGTGGAGGCCATTGAGGGCTCCCACGTCAGCCTGCTCTGTGGGGCTGACAGCAACCCGCCACCGCTGCTGACTTGGATGCGGGATGGGATGGTGTTGAAGGAGGCAGTTGCTGAGAGCCTGTACCTGGATCTGGAGGAGGTGACCCCAGCAGAGGACGGCGTCTATGCTTGCCTGGCAGAGAATGCCTATGGCCAGGACAACCGCACGGTGGAGCTGAGCGTCATGT ATGCACCTTGGAAGCCCACAGTGAATGGGACGGTGGTGGCGGTAGAGGGAGAGACAGTCTCCATCCTGTGTTCCACACAGAGCAACCCGGACCCTATTCTCACCATCTTCAAGGAGAAGCAGATCCTGGCCACGGTCATCTATGAGAGTCAGCTGCAGCTGGAACTCCCTGCAGTGACGCCCGAGGACGATGGGGAGTACTGGTGTGTAGCTGAGAACCAGTATGGCCAGAGAGCCACCGCCTTCAACCTGTCTGTGGAGT TTGCTCCCATAATCCTTCTGGAATCGCACTGTGCAGCGGCCAGAGACACCGTGCAGTGCCTGTGTGTGGTAAAATCCAACCCGGAACCCTCCGTGGCCTTTGAGCTGCCTTCCCGCAACGTGACTGTGAACGAGACAGAGAGGGAGTTTGTGTACTCAGAGCGCAGCGGCCTCCTGCTCACCAGCATCCTCACGCTCCGGGGTCAGGCCCAAGCCCCACCCCGCGTCATTTGTACCTCCAGGAACCTCTACGGCACCCAGAGCCTCGAGCTGCCTTTCCAGGGAGCAC ACCGACTGATGTGGGCCAAAATCGGCCCTGTGGGTGCTGTGGTCGCCTTTGCCATCCTGATTGCCATTGTCTGCTACATCACCCAGACAAGAAGAAA AAAGAACGTCACAGAGAGCCCCAGCTTCTCAGCGGGAGACAACCCTCATGTCCTGTACAGCCCGGAATTCCGAATCTCTGGAGCACCTGATAAGTATGAG TCCAGAGAGGTCTCTACCCGGGATTGTCACTGA
- the Hamp gene encoding hepcidin isoform X1: protein MALSTRIQAACLLLLLLASLSSGAYLRQQTRQTTALQPWHGAESKTDNSALLMLKRRKRDTNFPICLFCCKCCKNSACGICCIT from the exons ATGGCACTAAGCACTCGGATCCAGGctgcctgtctcctgcttctcctcctcgcCAGCCTGAGCAGCGGTGCCTATCTCCGGCAACAG ACGAGACAGACTACAGCTCTGCAGCCTTGGCATGGGGCAGAAAGCAAGACTGACAACAGTGCG cTGCTGATGCTGAAGCGAAGGAAGCGAGACACCAACTTCCCCATATGCCTCTTCTGCTGTAAATGCTGTAAGAATTCCGCCTGTGGTATCTGTTGCATAACATAG